From a region of the Triticum aestivum cultivar Chinese Spring chromosome 7D, IWGSC CS RefSeq v2.1, whole genome shotgun sequence genome:
- the LOC123165481 gene encoding GDSL esterase/lipase At1g29670, translating into MAMAKLAAVVASLYLYIVLTRQAAAAGAGGSTSCHGGKAVGRSGGGRARPMVKAVFVFGSSLVDNGNNNFLNSTGVRADYLPYGVDFPLGPSGRFSNGRNTIDALGELLRLPRGGRIPPFADPGTRGRAALHGVNFASGGSGILDRTGQDTGKVLSLNQQISNFEAVTLPDLRATAANIRGMKGHDFLHDCFLPKSLFVIGTGGNDYLLNYYQPRNTARPQLSDFTRSLITELSAHLQRLYALGARKFVIFSIQPMGCTPVVRASLNVTGAGCVEPVNGAALLFNGELRSLVDAAGPRMPGASFSVVDSYKIIKDLLDHPRKHGIRETYRACCSELGSSGVLCRKGGPICRDRTKYVFFDGLHPTDVVNARIARKGFGSESPREAYPINIKKLAML; encoded by the exons ATGGCCATGGCCAAGCTCGCCGCCGTCGTGGCGTCGCTCTACCTATATATCGTGCTAACACGTCAGGCTGCCGCTGCTGGTGCGGGCGGTTCGACGAGCTGCCACGGCGGCAAAGCGGTagggaggagcggcggcggccggGCGAGGCCGATGGTGAAGGCCGTGTTCGTGTTCGGGAGCTCGCTGGTGGACAACGGCAACAACAACTTCCTCAACAGCACCGGCGTGCGCGCCGACTACCTGCCCTACGGCGTCGACTTCCCGCTCGGCCCCTCCGGCCGCTTCTCCAACGGCCGCAACACCATCGACGCGCTCGGGGAGCTTCTCCGCCTCCCCCGCGGCGGCCGCATCCCGCCGTTCGCCGACCCGGGCACCAGGGGCCGCGCCGCGCTGCACGGCGTCAACTTCGCGTCCGGCGGCTCTGGCATCCTCGACCGTACCGGCCAGGACACC GGCAAGGTGTTGAGCCTGAACCAGCAAATCAGCAACTTCGAGGCAGTGACTCTCCCCGACCTTCGGGCAACGGCAGCCAACATTCGCGGGATGAAGGGCCATGATTTCTTGCACGATTGCTTCCTGCCCAAGAGCCTATTCGTGATCGGTACAGGCGGCAACGACTACCTGCTCAACTACTACCAGCCCAGAAATACAGCCAGGCCCCAATTGTCAGACTTCACACGCTCACTCATCACCGAGCTCTCGGCCCATCTTCAG AGGCTGTATGCTCTGGGGGCGAGGAAGTTTGTGATCTTCTCCATCCAGCCCATGGGGTGCACCCCGGTGGTGAGGGCGTCCCTCAACGTCACCGGCGCGGGCTGCGTCGAGCCGGTGAACGGCGCGGCGCTCCTCTTCAACGGCGAGCTCAGGTCGCTCGTCGACGCCGCGGGACCGCGCATGCCCGGCGCGAGCTTCTCCGTCGTCGACTCCTACAAGATCATCAAGGACCTGCTAGACCACCCAAGGAAACATG GCATCAGGGAGACGTATCGGGCTTGCTGCAGTGAGCTGGGTTCATCCGGGGTGCTGTGTAGGAAGGGAGGGCCCATCTGCAGGGACCGGACCAAGTACGTCTTCTTCGACGGGCTCCACCCGACAGACGTGGTGAACGCCAGGATCGCGCGCAAGGGATTCGGCTCCGAGTCGCCGCGGGAAGCGTACCCCATCAACATCAAGAAATTGGCTATGCTGTAG